Part of the Hippopotamus amphibius kiboko isolate mHipAmp2 chromosome 7, mHipAmp2.hap2, whole genome shotgun sequence genome, ACAGTGTTCAGGCTTGGAGTTAAACTGGAGGGCTTTTCAGCACTCtccattttcatctcttttccatGAACTTTAATATTGTGGAATATTTGGGTAACAACCTATATAGCTTTTCAAGGAAATATGATATGTTCTCTTTTTAATATCTCTGGTGTGTGGCCAGGGAATATTTTAATTAGACTTCCGTTCCACAAAAAGTCtagtttatcttttttgtttttagttgggtttattttcttttatttctttctctcttttcaaaattgaagtaaagttgatgtacaatattatataaggtacaagtgtacagtatagtgacTCACAGTTTTTAcaggttatactccacttatagttattataaaatattgcctatattccccgtgttgtacagtatatccttgtagcttattttgtaccTGGTCGTTTGCCCCTAATAGTTAATcccccacccctatattgcccctcccccttccctctcccccctggTAATCACtcatttgttctctatacctgtgagtctgcttaCGTCTAGTTTATCTTGAGTCAGGTGTCCACATggtgattttattattttggtggAAATGCTGTAATTTTCCATTCAGAGTCTGACACAGCCATCTTCAAATCTGAGTGGCTCTGAGATTTACCAGGCTCTTGCAGGACTCCAACAGCGAAACTGGCTGTAGATTAGCCTCTTCACTCCTTTCCCTGCATGGTTagcatttttgtcttctttctctacATGTTTGTTGGGTCTTCTTGGTATAGGTTAGCAGCTATAGTGGGTGTAAAATTTATATTCTGCTATTGTGAAATCACAAGTGCCTTTCTGTGAATTCATAACcgtttaaaagattttaaatctgaaaatattatgtgcatttaaaatgttttgaaaattagaaaaatatacatgaaaaaaattcttagcGTCAGCAAAGGAACTAAtctctgttaatattttggtgaatATCCTTCCTGTCCTTTTTCCTGTGCAGAGGAATTTTCTTGATGGGCTTGTAAACTGTGCTGTATACACAATTTTGTAGCCCACTTAATGTTTTGTGTGTCATAAAGATTTTTCAGTCTTCATAACCATTTGGTTTTTCAAAACGGAAGCgtcattttttcctatttatagaATGAATAGACGTAgctgtacaatttttttaaagtttataaagtgAAAAGCAGAAATCACCTTGTAATTCCATTCCCCAGTTATAACCACAATTTGTAATGGATGCACACGATACCTTCAAAGGGACAAAGCAAGAGTTATTTAGTTAGTCACATATTTGCACACTGGTTTTTCATCTTTGAGATAATTTCCCAGGAAAGGGGTTGTTACATCAAAGGATACGTATAACTTGATGGTTTCTGATAGATGTTGCTAAAGTGCTTTCCATAAAGACTGTAGCTGTACAAATCACAAAAATGGGACTATTTTAGCTTTACTTTATCTCTTGGATACTGGCTCTCTTTTGGTGAATGTACTGATGAACACGGAGGTGACCTGaagctctttcttctcctccactATCAGAAACCTTTCCCaccaccttcattcattcacttattcagtcAGTCAGCAACATTCGTGGAGCATGACAAGTCATATCTTGGCccaaaatattaagaaacaaaacaaaaaacctacaaaataGTCAGAGAAAAAGAGTATAAAGCGACACCATTTCTAAAAAACCGACTTGGCAGTCAGTCCCTGATGCCTGGCTGGTGCTCAGTGTACAGTCACAGTTACACTGAAAGAGCGCAGCACATTAATATGACAGTAGCAGGATGACCAGGGCACTACAGGGATGCAGgaggttggggggcggggaggctcaCTCAGCTTGAGATGAGAGAGATTCACAAAGCAGGAGATAGCTGGGCTTTGTCTGGAGGGACTCACGTCCTTGAGAGGTTTGCTGGGGAATTGCTAGAGCATTTTGTTGCTTGCTCTAAAATGACGTTTGGCAGCAATTTCTGCATTTCAGTTGAACGTGGACATATAATACGTAATGCCTCACATTTTATAATGGCTCCATACTTTTCAAGGAAGGGATTTCATATCCATCATTCTCATCACAGAAGCTCTGGAGGTTGGCAGGGCAGAGATTACTCCCATTTGCTGGGTAACGGGGGCCCAAATCTAGGCCTTCCTACTCCCAGCCGAGCTCTTTCCACTGCCCCATGCTGTTGACAGTGAACTCCTTTCCTATTTGCATAGCTTAGCCTGGGACTTAGTCTTTGtgtcagagcctgtgctctgtccACTCTAAAGGACTGCCTCCTGGGAGCCGCCTGGCCCACAGCTCGGGCAGCTTCGTTCAGCTGGAATGGATGTGTAGCCCAACTCAGGTAGATGGGTGGGGCCAGAGCCTATGCTAGGGACTTCCATGACTCCAAAATTCCTGACCCTGAGGGCCGAGATCCTTCTATGATGTTCTATCTCTAGACACATAGTTTGAGCACCCAGAACACAGGCCCTCGGTTGTGCCCTCAAGAGAATAAGTCCCTTGTCATGGCAGTCCCCGTGGGGTGGCATCCAGGAGGGACTACCTCTCCCAAACATCGATGCCTCGCCTGGAAGGGCCCTTTAGCATCCGTGTCCATCCCCTGGGGCTACAGCTTGGCTAACACTGCCACTCTCTCCGCTTGCTCCCTCTGTCTTGGTGGTGTCAGTGCAGCAGCTGCTGGAAGATGGCGCAGATCCCTGTGCAGCTGACGACAAGGGCCGCACAGCCCTACACTTTGCCTCCTGCAACGGCAACGACCAGATTGGTGagtcctgggggcggggggagggagggaggctgggcaaGTAGCATCACTCCAGAAGCAGTAGTGAAAGGTCTACTGTCTGCTCAGCCGGGGTGCTGGATATAAGGAAGACCTGGGCCCTCTCACTCCTTTATCCTGTGGAACTGGCACTGCCAAGCTGGGGCAGGGGTCCACCTGGAGAAAGAATGTGATTCATCTGAGGTCAGACTGATTCTTTAAGACGTTCAGGAGCATTTACTCAGTGCTAAGGGCAGCAGCAGGACAGCCCccgcccccttttttttaaagaagtttttttaGGATGTGGCATAACTTATAAACAGTGAACTTTCTCTGTGTATACATTGCTGTAACCACCTCCTGGATCAgtatattctatattttgatcCAGCAGCCTGCTTCATGCCCCTTCTAGTCCTTACCCCCATGTGGACCCTGATCAccatagatttgcctgtttttgaatttcacataaatggaagcacagagtatgCACTCTTTTGCATCTTGAATTCTTTCACTCAGAATTATACCCTTGAGACTCATCCCTGAAGGTCGTGAGTAACGTTAGTTCTTTCATTCTCGTTGCTGGATGGTGTTTAATTGTGTGATGGGCCACAGTTCACCCATTCtactattgatgggcatttatgttgtttccaggTCTGGACAATTAGGAGCAAAGCCACTAGgaacatttttgtacatgtgACTTGGTGGATACAAACACTTACATATGTTAGAATTGTTGGGTCACTAGGGTACACACGTTTAGCTAGTGGGCACTGCCGAAGTTTTCCCAAAGATCGTTctaccaatatacattcccactagcaatgtaagAGAGTTCCACAGTTTCCCACATCCTTGGCAGTGCTTGGTATTATCTCTTTTAAATTGTAGCCCTTCTGGTAGAGTGGTATCTCCTTGCGGTTGaatttgcgtttctctgatggttagtaaTGTTGAGTACGTCTTCGTGTATTCATTGGCCATTCtcttatcttcttttgtgaagtatctgttcaagcctcttgttcattttcttaacaaattGCCtatcttattgatttgtagaaattctttatatattctggatataaattgTTTATAAGTACAAATGACTTATTCTTAGCTTACCTGTTTGTTTTCCGAATGTTCTCATTTGGTGAAcacaagttcttaattttaatggttgcaatttatcagtcttttttcCTATGGTTAGTATTTTTGTGacctgtttaagaaatctttgcttatcCCAAGGTTATGAAGATATTCTCCTAGTCTTTTCTACAGGCCTGACTGTTTTAGCTTTCACATTGAGGTCCATGGTCCCTCTTGAACTCGTTTCTGTATATGTTGTGAGGCTCAGGCTGGCCTCCTCGTATGAGTCAGTCTGCCTGCACATCCATCTGGGTAATTGCTGAGCCTTGGTGATACCACAGCCCACCCCTGATGTGGCCTAGAGACTCATAAGGAGGGGTTGCTCAGCATCTGCTACCGACCTAATTCCCACTATGGTGCTTGGCTGTGGAAGGAGCAGAAAATGCCCTTGAGAGCCTTCACCAGCACCCACTGCTGCTGGAAGAACTTTCTTTAATCCCTAAAATCTCAGTCCTGTCATACCTGCGTAGGCCAGGGGGCTGTCTCAGAATCCCCAGTTCCTGGCCCTAGAGTCCTGCACATGAGCCTTAGGAGTGAGTGAGTAAGTGAAGGAAACAACATGGGGGACTGTGTTGGCTTTCAGTGTCCCCCACTTTGAGTGAGCTTCTTTAGCTAGGTTAGGGGTGGGGGTTAGGGTGCTGCCCGTAGAAGCCCCCAACAGCTCCTCTTGGATTTTCCTGTTTCCAGTGCAGCTGCTTCTGGACCACGGAGCTGACCCCAATCAGCGAGATGGGCTGGGGAACACGCCACTGCACCTGGGTAAGTGCCTGGCAAGCTGCCACGACACCCTTCTCTGGAGCACAGACAGGAGAGCCTGGGGTCCTGCAGGTTCTCCTATCGTCTAGGGAGAGCCTGAGTCCCCAGGGCCACATGCCCCTTGGGATGGTCCCATGGCTGTCCCCATCCATCACTAGCCGGCTTTGCCCTGAGCAGAGCTGATTTCACAGCTGTAATTGGCTCAGCAGCAGCTCTGCTAGGGGAGGTTCCCGCCCTGTGGCTGACTCACACCGTGGCTCACGGTGAGGCAGGTCTcgtctccaagcctcagtttccccagctgtacCGGGAGGGAGTTGGATTTGATCGCTGAGTCCCGCCCTTCTCAGGGGGTGTGCCTTGGCGCCGGGACCCTCAGAGACACAGTCCTGCTCCCTCCAGTGGGCACCCAGGCCAAGCCCCAGTGGTCCTGGACGCTCAGTCCCTGTTCTTCTCCCTCAGCGGCCTGCACCAACCACGTCCCTGTCATCACCACGCTGCTGCGAGGAGGTGAGTGGTCCCCTCCCcgtctccctcctctctccccctcccctccagcatgCTCACCTCTGCCTGCTCCCACAGGAGCCCGGGTAGATGCCCTGGACCGAGCGGGCCGCACGCCCCTGCACCTGGCTAAGTCGAAGCTCAACATCCTGCAGGAAGGCCACTCCCAGTGCCTGGAGGCCGTGCGACTGGAGGTGAAGCAGGTGAGTGCCCCCCTCAGCTGAGCCTGCGGCCCCGAGCAAGCCCTGGGCAGGTGCTGCCAGACCCACAGACACGCCAGCCTCCGGTGCCAGGGCTCTGCCAGGTGGCTTCACACGGACCCCAGGCGGCAGAGGTTCCCCTGTGCCCCTTGGCAGCAGCATTGGGCGGCTCTGGGCCTCCTAGCACCCCCTCAGCACCCCCTCTGGCTTCAGATCATCCAGATGCTGCGGGAGTACCTGGAGCGCCTGGGGCGGCACGAGCAGCGGGGGCGGCTGGACGAGCTCTGCACGCGCCTCCAGATGACAAGCACCAAAGAGCAGGTGAGCCACGAGCGCGGGCAGacccagggcctggcaggaaCCTTGGGCCCGCCCGGCCCTGCGTGGATGCAGAAGGGAGAGGCGTGCCAGGGGCTGGCACCCACTGTGGACCTCAGAGCCTCTGTCCACTTCCTTTGAAGCTGCCCTGCCCATTCTCTCTGGGGCAGTCTGAGACCGCCTGGCAGCAAGGACTCACCCTTGGACACCTGCTCTGTAGTCACGGTGAAGCTATCACAGGCCTTGGGGGCAGAGACAGTGTCCACCCTCCATGCCTGTGGTCGTGTGGGGAGACCCGGGGGCGCCCCATAACAGAGCCACGGTTTCATCCCGCAGGTGGATGAAGTGACCGACCTGCTGGCCAGCTTCACCTCCCTCAGCTTGCAGATGCAGAACATGGAGAAGAGGTAGCAAGAGAggctccctgccctcccactcCACTGCTCCCCCCACGCCCCACTGCTGTCTCATTACAAAGGAAAAACCCAGTGCCTGGGACTTCGTCTGCCGAGGCCCTTGCCCCCATTTGCTGCGAGGCAGAAATGCTCTCTCACCGACCTCAGAGCCACTCCCAGCTGCAGTCTCCATCATCTCTGTGGGCCGGGACCGCGGCCCCTAGCTTCTTCCTTCGGCTCCTGCAGCACTGCAGCCACGCCTCAGCTCTGGCCGATGCACGCTGTGCTAGTAGGCCTCGCTCATCCCACGGCCTCCCTGGCACCCTCGGCGAGCCCTGACCCTTCTCTGAGTCCCTTCCTGGCTGTGGGCTTGTTGCAGCCGCCAGGCTTGGGCTTAGTGCAGGCACCCTCTGGCCTAGGGGCTTCTTGGCTGGCCCAGCACTTAGATTTAGACTGGTCACCAGACTTTCAAGGAAACGTGGCAGCAAGTTTCTCTGGTTGGAAGTGGGGAGGTTGGTGAAGCCTAGACCTTAGAAATACAAGTTTAGGAAGGACTCGACTGAACCCAAAGCAGATAATCCCCAGCCCTTTTTCTCCCAATCATTGAAACACCAGGAGGGCGTAGCCATTCTGCAGCCTAGTTGTAGTAGGCGGAGGAGTGGCCCCCAGGATGGCCATGTTCTAA contains:
- the ANKRD54 gene encoding ankyrin repeat domain-containing protein 54 isoform X1 yields the protein MAAAAGGAEDEPRSGRSSSDGECAVAPEPLTGPEGLFSFADFGSALGGSAGLPGRASGGAQSPLRYLHVLWQQDAEPRDELRCKIPAGRLRRAARPHRRLGPTGKEVHALKRLRDSANANDVETVQQLLEDGADPCAADDKGRTALHFASCNGNDQIVQLLLDHGADPNQRDGLGNTPLHLAACTNHVPVITTLLRGGARVDALDRAGRTPLHLAKSKLNILQEGHSQCLEAVRLEVKQIIQMLREYLERLGRHEQRGRLDELCTRLQMTSTKEQVDEVTDLLASFTSLSLQMQNMEKR
- the ANKRD54 gene encoding ankyrin repeat domain-containing protein 54 isoform X2 — protein: MPTMWKQQLLEDGADPCAADDKGRTALHFASCNGNDQIVQLLLDHGADPNQRDGLGNTPLHLAACTNHVPVITTLLRGGARVDALDRAGRTPLHLAKSKLNILQEGHSQCLEAVRLEVKQIIQMLREYLERLGRHEQRGRLDELCTRLQMTSTKEQVDEVTDLLASFTSLSLQMQNMEKR